A window of Bradyrhizobium diazoefficiens genomic DNA:
ACAGCGGAGCAATCTGCGCAATCCTCATCGTCCTTCCTCCCGCGATTAACCGCTGCGCCAGCCAGCATCGGCAAGGCGCGGAGATCCATGCAAACGGGAGCACAGGGCGCTCCGGATCTTTTGTAGTGCGCGAACCTCGATCTGGCGGACCCGCTCGCGCGACACGCCGAAAAAGCCGGCAAGCTCCTCCAGGGTCTTCGGCTGTTCGGCCAAAAATCGCGCTCCGACGATATGGCGCTCGCGCGGGTTAAGGAGAGCGAGCGCGTCTTCCAGCGCGCTTCTTACCCGGTCGCGATCCTCCGCTTCCGACAGCAGCGTTTCCGGGTCGGGCGCAGGATCGATCAGCCAGTCCTGGAGCTCCTCGGCCCCGTTCTCCCGCGTCATGGGCACGTTGAGCGAAGTATCACCCCGTATCCTCCCGTTCATCTCGACGACCACACGCGGGGCTACTTTCAGTTCACCGGCGATGTATTCGGCCTGCTCCGGCGACAGGTCGACGTCCTCGCTCGCAGAAATTCGGCTCTTTAGCCTTCGCAAGTTGAAGAACAGCTTTTTCTGGGCGGCAGTCGTGCCCATTTTCACCAACGACCAAGATCTCAGAATGTATTCGTGGATCGTCGCCTTGATCCACCACATCGCATAGGTCGCAAGTCGAACGCCTTTGTCGGGTTGGAAACGTTTCACCGCCAGCATCAAACCGACATTCGCCTCCGAGATCAGGTCCGCGACGGGAAGACCATAGCCGCGATATCGCAGCGCCAGCTTGGCGGCCAGTCGAAGGTGACTTGTGACCAGGCGATAGGCCGCATCGCGATCGCCATGCTCACGCCAGCGCCGCGCGTACATTGCTTCCTCGGCGGCATCCAACAGCGGAAACTTGCGAATGGTGGTCAGGTAACGGCTGAGCCCGCTTTCCGATTGGATCGCGGGCAGATTCGATAGGACGGACAGGGTGCTCATTTCCAATTCCTCCTCAGAGCAAAGTGGGGTGAGCTAACCGAACATGCGCCTGGGCCCAGAAGCGGCGCCCAGGCGCGTCGTGCCGGCGGCGCTCACAAAATGTCGCATCTTCCAAATTGTTCCTTCGAGAAATGAGAAGCTGCGCCGGGCCCGTGTGAGCAGCGACGTGCAGACGGCGGTCGATTTAGGGAGCTCCCGTGCCGCCTCAAAAGGTGTGGGCCGGCGCAGCATGGGGTGGTTGCGCAGCGCGAAGGCGGCCGTGCGCAGTGGCGCTCATTCGAAGCGCACAATCTGCCGAAGCCGGGACGGGACGACAAAATGCAATTTGAGCGCGCACGGCGCTCTTGAAAACAACCCGCACCGTTCTAATTCTTTTGGTGCCACATGCGTGGCGCCGGACGCCGTCAGGGTCCGGCCGAGGTCGCCGGAAACCCGGCGTTGCTCCTATCCATGTTGCTCCAAGGAGGATGTGGTTATGAGAACTTACGAAATGCCCCCGTTCTGGCGCTCGAGCGTCGGCTTCGACCGCCTGTTCGACCTCGTCAACGACGCGGCGAAGGTGGGCGACGATTATCCGCCGTACGACATCGCGCGTACTGGTGAGAACCAGTACCAGATCACGCTGGCGCTGGCGGGCTTCAGCCCGGAAGAGATCACCATCACCGCCGAGCAATCGACGCTTACGGTTGAGGGGCGCGAGCCCAGCAAAGGTGATCAAGACTACCTGTACCAGGGTATTTCCCTGCGGCCGTTCCGCCGCTTTTTCAACCTGGCGGACTACGTCCAGGTCAAGGATGCGACGCTCGAAGGCGGCATGCTGAAGATTGCTCTGGTTCGGGAAGTCCCGGAGACGATGAAGCCGCGTCGTATCGCGATCGAAACCGCCGGTAACGATAACCAGCAAATCGAAGGGAAGCAGACCGCCTGACGGAGTTCCGTTCGGGCTGTCGAACCGCCTGCGCGGCGTGGCTGCGCGCGGCTGAACTTTGCCAAGTAAGTATGGAAAAACAGAAAGGAGGAAGGCTATGCCACTACGCGATCTCATTCCCCGGAACGACGGCTCTCGCGATGTGAGCCCGCACCGCAGTGAAGCCAATCCGTTCCTCGCGCTTCATCGCGAGATGAATCGGCTGTTCGATGATGCGTTCCGCACGTTCGACGTCACTCCGTTTGGCTCCCAGGCCATCGGATGGCCGAACATCGAAGTCAAGGAGACCGAGAAGGAAGTCAACGTCGTCGCCGAACTCCCCGGTATCGAGGAGAAGGACGTCAACATCGAACTGAGGGACGGCCTGTTGACCATCAGCGGCGAAAAACGGACCGAGACCGATGACAAGGAGCGCCGCTTCAGCGAACGCTACTACGGGCGCTTCGAGCGCTCCGTCCCGGTCGACGATGTCGATCAGGAGAAGGTCGAGGCGTCGTTCAAGAACGGCTTGCTCACGGTGACGCTGCCGAAGTTACCGACCGCGCAGCACAAGGTGAAACGGATCGCCATCAACGGAAAGTAACCGCCGGATGGGGCGGGACTTGCTTTCGCGCCGTCGCCGACTGGCCTGTACAGAGAGAGTGAGGAAAGGTCCCAGCGGCTCTGCGGGTCTGGCAACTGCATCAGAGCCATCCACGCGTGACGGCGTGAATGCTCGGCGCGGGGAGGCTGCGGCCAGCCTCCATTCGCAACTGACCTGCGCGAGTGCGTCATTGCTGGCCAGGCTTGTTGCCCGCGAGATGAACGATGAAGGGTGCTGCCGTGAAAGGGAACACGCCAATAGGTTCTCGGTCCGCCGTTGCGCCAAGCGAAGAGATCGTGCTGACGTCGCGCTTGTACACGCTTGATAAGAAGCGTCGACGGGTCCTTGCTGGCCTCACCCCTGAGGAGACGACTGAATTCGAACTGTTGGATGCTCAGCTTCCGCTGGATGACAAGCCGGCTTGGCGACATTCCGAGCGACCGCTCTCTCCGAAAGAGCAGCGGTGGCTGGAGCTCTTCCGAAGAATGGAGGCTGCCCGGAAGCAGACCGCTGCGTGAAGACGATTGCGTGTGGGGTGATCATGGAGGGTTGGCCCAAATACGCGTCCTTCGCAGGAATGCACTCTTGGGCAAGGAGTCTGTTCGCCGGCTTGCGCGAGAAAAACCGCTCACCGAGCACAGCGAGCGACAATGCGCTACGGCAAGCATGTCCGCCGATCGTCGCGCAAACGACGCCGCCCGCGGCCTCGGGACAGGAGGCCCCCGAGGACAATTATTCTCTTCCAGA
This region includes:
- a CDS encoding Hsp20 family protein, which translates into the protein MRTYEMPPFWRSSVGFDRLFDLVNDAAKVGDDYPPYDIARTGENQYQITLALAGFSPEEITITAEQSTLTVEGREPSKGDQDYLYQGISLRPFRRFFNLADYVQVKDATLEGGMLKIALVREVPETMKPRRIAIETAGNDNQQIEGKQTA
- the rpoH gene encoding RNA polymerase sigma factor RpoH; this translates as MSVLSNLPAIQSESGLSRYLTTIRKFPLLDAAEEAMYARRWREHGDRDAAYRLVTSHLRLAAKLALRYRGYGLPVADLISEANVGLMLAVKRFQPDKGVRLATYAMWWIKATIHEYILRSWSLVKMGTTAAQKKLFFNLRRLKSRISASEDVDLSPEQAEYIAGELKVAPRVVVEMNGRIRGDTSLNVPMTRENGAEELQDWLIDPAPDPETLLSEAEDRDRVRSALEDALALLNPRERHIVGARFLAEQPKTLEELAGFFGVSRERVRQIEVRALQKIRSALCSRLHGSPRLADAGWRSG
- a CDS encoding Hsp20/alpha crystallin family protein: MPLRDLIPRNDGSRDVSPHRSEANPFLALHREMNRLFDDAFRTFDVTPFGSQAIGWPNIEVKETEKEVNVVAELPGIEEKDVNIELRDGLLTISGEKRTETDDKERRFSERYYGRFERSVPVDDVDQEKVEASFKNGLLTVTLPKLPTAQHKVKRIAINGK